From Argopecten irradians isolate NY chromosome 2, Ai_NY, whole genome shotgun sequence, the proteins below share one genomic window:
- the LOC138314295 gene encoding heat shock 70 kDa protein 12A-like, translating into MARRGGGYLVVAAIDFGTTYSGYAYSFRDEFKKDPLTIHTNQQWKDKESQLVSYKAPTSILFEKNGKFKSFGFEAESAYNDLMEEEEEEGWRFFRRFKMNLYREIDTECARPVRKLGRALKLKDAQGQTMPAMDIFSAAIKYLKEHFLLALQNAIMDSTSDDIHWVLTVPAIWSDAAKQFMREAAKQAGIHDKQLTLALEPEAAAIYCKEIAVKANTESGESRDLSAFTSGEQFLLLDIGGGTVDITCHEVKVDGTLKEIESPSGGPWGGTVVDEAYFSFLKDLVGREAWEDFKTNNQSDLLELERIFEIKKRIVSNDGHSVIRVGTNFLQSYKNVHKSTLARTLSESKSVYSPVVEVKKEKLKIQSHQMVEFFQGPMNNIVEHLERIFMKISMRRVSTILMVGGFSESDLMKRKIETSFPGKTVIRPLEASMAVLKGAVMFGHAPQAICERTSPRTYGINVSVPYNDRLHPSKSLHVCDGMEMSTDVFKVMVKIGQQVIMGKTKADHVCRPARARDTVSVVEVYESTEENPEYTFNPSCRKLGELRVSMPDTTKGKERTIVVTLHFGFTELKVTAIEKGTKNIAEAKFDCLN; encoded by the exons ATGGCTCGCCGAGGGGGTGGTTATTTGGTTGTGGCAGCCATTGATTTCGGTACAACCTATTCTGGCTATGCCTATTCCTTCAGAGATGAATTCAAAAAGGACCCACTGACTATTCATACAAACCAGCAATGGAAAGATAAGGAATCCCAATTAGTTTCATATAAAG CTCCTACTTCAATCTTATTTGAAAAGAATGGAAAGTTCAAATCATTTGGGTTTGAAGCTGAATCAGCTTACAATGACTTGAtggaggaggaggaagaagaaGGTTGGAGATTCTTCAGAAGATTTAAAATGAATCTTTACCGTGAAATAGACACTGAG TGCGCACGTCCTGTCAGAAAATTAGGTAGGGCACTGAAACTTAAGGACGCACAGGGTCAAACGATGCCTGCTATGGACATATTTAGTGCTGCCATTAAATATCTTAAAGAGCACTTCCTCTTGGCGCTACAAAATGCTATCATGGATTCGACTTCTGATGATATCCACTGGGTATTGACTGTACCAGCAATATGGTCAGATGCAGCGAAGCAATTTATGCGTGAAGCTGCAAAACAG GCAGGCATCCATGACAAACAATTGACACTGGCATTAGAACCAGAGGCAGCTGCTATTTACTGCAAGGAAATCGCTGTGAAAGCAAACACAGAGAGCGGCGAGTCTAGAGACCTATCAGCATTTACCTCTGGGGAACAGTTTCTTCTCCTAGACATAGGCG GCGGTACAGTGGATATCACATGCCACGAGGTCAAGGTCGACGGCACATTAAAGGAAATAGAGTCACCTTCCGGGGGACCTTGGGGCGGGACCGTCGTTGACGAGGCCTACTTTAGCTTCTTGAAGGATTTAGTTGGTCGTGAGGCATGGGAAGACTTTAAGACGAACAATCAATCAGATCTACTGGAACTTGAgagaatatttgaaataaaaaagaggATTGTAAGTAATGATGGACATTCCGTGATACGAGTAGGTACTAACTTTCTGCAAAGCTACAAAAATGTGCATAAAAGCACACTTGCGAGAACTCTTTCCGAGTCAAAATCTGTATACTCGCCTGTGGTTGAGGTTAAGAAGGAGAAACTGAAAATTCAGAGCCATCAGATGGTTGAATTTTTTCAGGGTCCGATGAATAACATAGTTGAGCACCTTGAACGTATTTTCATGAAGATATCAATGCGGCGTGTTTCGACCATTTTAATGGTTGGTGGGTTTTCTGAGTCGGATCTAATGAAGAGGAAAATCGAGACATCTTTCCCGGGAAAAACTGTAATCCGACCGTTGGAGGCAAGCATGGCGGTGTTAAAGGGTGCAGTAATGTTTGGACATGCCCCACAAGCCATCTGTGAACGAACCAGTCCGAGGACATACGGTATTAATGTCAGTGTACCATACAACGACAGACTACATCCCAGTAAAAGCTTGCATGTATGCGATGGAATGGAAATGTCCACGGATGTATTTAAAGTAATGGTGAAAATAGGCCAACAAGTTATTATGGGTAAGACAAAAGCTGACCATGTTTGTAGACCAGCACGTGCTCGTGACACAGTATCTGTAGTGGAAGTATATGAATCCACAGAAGAAAATCCAGAATATACTTTTAATCCGAGTTGTCGCAAATTAGGAGAATTACGCGTGTCTATGCCAGACACAACCAAAGGGAAAGAGCGTACAATTGTTGTGACCTTACATTTCGGATTCACAGAACTGAAGGTCACAGCGATCGAGAAGGGAACAAAGAACATTGCAGAAGCAAAATTTGACTGTCTTAATTAG